The Sphingomonas donggukensis genomic interval AGTCGGGTGGCCGCAACAACAAGGGCCATGTGACCTCGCGCGGCATCGCCGGCGGCCATAAGCAGCGGTACCGCATCATCGACTTCAAGCGTCGCAACTGGGACGTCGAAGGCACCGTGGAGCGGATCGAATATGATCCCAACCGCACCGCCTTCATCGCGCTGGTCAACTACGGCGAAACCGATGGCAAGGCGAACGTCGCCTACATCATCGCGCCGCAGCGCCTGGGCGTCGGCGACAAGGTGATCGCGGGCAAGAAGACCGACGTGAAGCCGGGCAACGCGATGGAACTGGGCTCGATGCCGGTCGGCACGATCGTCCACAACGTCGAGATGAAGCCCGGCAAGGGCGGCCAGATCGCGCGCTCGGCAGGCACCTATGTGCAGGTCGTCGGTCGCGACAAGGGCATGGTGATCGTTCGCCTGAACTCGGGCGAGCAGCGGTACATCCACGCGAACTGCATGGCGACCGTGGGCGCGGTGTCGAACCCCGACAACCAGAACACCAACCTGGGCAAGGCCGGTCGCAACCGTTGGCTGGGCAAGCGCCCGCTGACCCGCGGCGTCGCCAAGAACCCGGTCGACCATCCGCACGGCGGCGGTGAAGGCCGGACCTCGGGCGGCCGTCATCCGGTCACCCCGTGGGGCAAGCCGACGAAGGGTGCGCGCACCCGTCACAACAAGGCGACGGACAAGATGATTATCCGCAGCCGCCACGCGAGGAAGAAGTAATGGCTCGCTCGATCTGGAAGGGTCCGTTCGTGGACCTGAGCCTTCTGAAGAAGGCGGAAACCGCGCAGGACGCAGGTACGCGTGCCGGCCCGATCAAGACCTGGTCGCGTCGCTCGACGATCCTGCCGCAGTTCGTCGGCCTGACCTTCAACGTCTATAACGGCCGCAAGTTCGTGCCGGTGTCGGTGAACGAGGACATGGTCGGCATGAAGCTGGGCGAGTTCGCTCCGACCCGCTTCTTCCCCGGTCACGCCGCTGACAAGAAGGGCAAGCGCTGATGTCTAAGCAAGCAGCTCCGCGCCGCGTGGGCGAGAAGGAAGCGCTGTCGGTCGGCACGCAGATCCGTGGTTCGGCCCAGAAGCTGAACCTGGTCGCCGCGCTGATCCGCAACCAGCCGGTGGGCAAGGCGCTCAACATCCTCGCTTTCTCCAAGAAGGCGATGGCGGTCGACGCCCGCAAGGTGCTCGCCTCGGCGATCGCCAATGCCGAGAACAACCACAACCTCGACGTCGACGCGCTCGTCGTCGCCGAGGCGTCGGTCGGCAAGTCGATCACCATGAAGCGTTTCGCGACCCGCGGCCGTGGCAAGTCCACCCGCATCCTGAAGCCCTACAGCCGTCTGCGCATCGTCGTGCGCGAGCAGGAAGAAGCATAATGGGTCACAAGAGCAACCCCATCGGTCTCCGCCTGCAGATCAACCGCACGTGGGACAGCCGCTGGTTCGCCGAGGGTGCGGACTATGGTCGCCTGCTGCTGGAAGATCTGAAGATCCGCCAGTACATCCTGAAGACGCTGCCCCAGGCCGCGATCTCGAAGGTGGTCATCGAGCGTCCGGCGAAGCTGGCGCGCATCTCGATCTACGCGGCCCGCCCCGGTGTCATCATCGGCAAGAAGGGCACCGACATCGAGAAGCTGCGCAAGACGCTCGGCAAGATGACCTCGTCGGAAGTGTCGCTGAACATCGTCGAGATCCGCAAGCCCGAGATCGATGCCAAGCTGATCGCGCAGGGTATTGCCGACCAGCTCGAGCGTCGTATAGCCTTCCGCCGTGCCATGAAGCGCGCGGTGCAGTCGGCGATGCGCCTGGGTGCCGACGGCATCCGCGTCGCTTGCGGCGGTCGTCTCGGCGGCGCCGAGATCGCGCGTTCGGAGAGCTACCGCGAGGGTCGTGTGCCGCTGCACACGCTGCGCGCGAACCTCGACTATGCCGAGGCGCAGGCCCACACCGCCTACGGCGTGTGCGGCGTGAAGGTCTGGGTGTTCAAGGGCGAGATCCTTGGCCACGACCCGATGGCGCAGGACCGGCTGATGATGGAGGCACAGACCTCCGGCGTGCGCCCGGCGCGCGATGATCGCAGGAACTAATCATGCTGCAACCGAAGAAGACCAAGTTCCGCAAGCAGTTCAAGGGCCGCATCCACGGTGATGCCAAGGGCGGGACGACGCTGAACTTCGGCTCGTACGGGCTGAAGGCGATGGAGCCGGAGCGGATCACCGCACGCCAGATCGAGGCGGCTCGCCGCGCGATCACGCGTCACATCAAGCGCCAGGGGCGTTTGTGGATCCGCATCTTCCCGGACGTCGCGGTTTCGTCGAAGCCGGCCGAAGTCCGCATGGGCTCGGGCAAGGGCGCGCCGGAATATTGGGCGGCACGCGTGAAGCCGGGCCGCATCCTGTTCGAGCTCGACGGTGTCGAGGGGCCGCTCGCCGCGGAGGCGTTCAGCCGCGCCGCGATGAAGCTGCCGATCAAGGTCAAGGTCGTGGCGCGCCTCGGCGATACGTCGCACCTGGAGGGTTGAGATAATGGCTAAGGCAACCGACTTCCGCGCGAAGACCGACGACCAGCTGGGCGAAGAGCTCGGCAACCTGAAGCGCGAGGCGTTCAACCTGCGTTTCCAGGCCGCGACCAGCCAGCTCGAGAAGCCGAGCCGGGTGCGCGAGGTCCGCAAGGATATCGCCCGTATCAAGACGTTGCAGTCCGAGCGTTCGCGCTCGGCTGCCAAGTAAAGGACGAGAGACATGCCGAAGCGCGTGCTGACCGGGGTGATCGTCTCGGACAAGACCGACAAGACGGTGGTGGTGAACGTCGAGCGCAAGGTGAAGCACCCGCTCTACGGCAAGATCATCCGCCGTTCGAAGAAGTATCATGCCCATGACGAGGGCAACGAGTACAAGGCCGGCGAGACGGTGCGGATCGAAGAGACCGCCCCGATGTCCAAGCTGAAGACGTGGAAGGTGATCGAGCGGGTGAATACCCATGCGACGCCGGAGATGATCGCGGCGGAAGCCTCGGCCTAAGTCAGTTTCGGCTCCCCGCACGGAGCCGATGTTTTGGATGGAACCACCTGGCCAGAATCGTTCTGGTCCCGGCAGGCCAGATGAGAAGGATACGGATCGATGATCCAGATGCAGTCCAATCTCGACGTCGCTGACAACAGCGGCGCGAAGCGGGTGCAGTGCATCAAGGTGCTGGGCGGCTCGAAGCGCCGCGTGGCCGGCGTGGGCGACGTCATCGTCGTCAGCGTCAAGGAAGCAGTGCCTAGGGGCCGTGTGAAGAAGGGTGACGTGCACCGTGCCGTCATCGTTCGCACCGCCAAGGACATCCGCCGCGCCGATGGCTCGGTCATCCGCTTCGACGGCAACGCCGCGGTGCTGGTCAACAAGAACGAGGAGCCGATCGGCACCCGTATCTTCGGCCCAGTGGTCCGCGAGCTGCGCTCGAAGGGGTATATGAAGATCATCAGCCTTGCGCCGGAGGTGCTGTAATGGCCGCC includes:
- the rplB gene encoding 50S ribosomal protein L2, translated to MALKNYNPTSPGVRGLILIDRSTLYKGRPVKALTEGKTKSGGRNNKGHVTSRGIAGGHKQRYRIIDFKRRNWDVEGTVERIEYDPNRTAFIALVNYGETDGKANVAYIIAPQRLGVGDKVIAGKKTDVKPGNAMELGSMPVGTIVHNVEMKPGKGGQIARSAGTYVQVVGRDKGMVIVRLNSGEQRYIHANCMATVGAVSNPDNQNTNLGKAGRNRWLGKRPLTRGVAKNPVDHPHGGGEGRTSGGRHPVTPWGKPTKGARTRHNKATDKMIIRSRHARKK
- the rpsS gene encoding 30S ribosomal protein S19, encoding MARSIWKGPFVDLSLLKKAETAQDAGTRAGPIKTWSRRSTILPQFVGLTFNVYNGRKFVPVSVNEDMVGMKLGEFAPTRFFPGHAADKKGKR
- the rplV gene encoding 50S ribosomal protein L22; the encoded protein is MSKQAAPRRVGEKEALSVGTQIRGSAQKLNLVAALIRNQPVGKALNILAFSKKAMAVDARKVLASAIANAENNHNLDVDALVVAEASVGKSITMKRFATRGRGKSTRILKPYSRLRIVVREQEEA
- the rpsC gene encoding 30S ribosomal protein S3, with the protein product MGHKSNPIGLRLQINRTWDSRWFAEGADYGRLLLEDLKIRQYILKTLPQAAISKVVIERPAKLARISIYAARPGVIIGKKGTDIEKLRKTLGKMTSSEVSLNIVEIRKPEIDAKLIAQGIADQLERRIAFRRAMKRAVQSAMRLGADGIRVACGGRLGGAEIARSESYREGRVPLHTLRANLDYAEAQAHTAYGVCGVKVWVFKGEILGHDPMAQDRLMMEAQTSGVRPARDDRRN
- the rplP gene encoding 50S ribosomal protein L16; this encodes MLQPKKTKFRKQFKGRIHGDAKGGTTLNFGSYGLKAMEPERITARQIEAARRAITRHIKRQGRLWIRIFPDVAVSSKPAEVRMGSGKGAPEYWAARVKPGRILFELDGVEGPLAAEAFSRAAMKLPIKVKVVARLGDTSHLEG
- the rpmC gene encoding 50S ribosomal protein L29, with amino-acid sequence MAKATDFRAKTDDQLGEELGNLKREAFNLRFQAATSQLEKPSRVREVRKDIARIKTLQSERSRSAAK
- the rpsQ gene encoding 30S ribosomal protein S17, with protein sequence MPKRVLTGVIVSDKTDKTVVVNVERKVKHPLYGKIIRRSKKYHAHDEGNEYKAGETVRIEETAPMSKLKTWKVIERVNTHATPEMIAAEASA
- the rplN gene encoding 50S ribosomal protein L14 produces the protein MIQMQSNLDVADNSGAKRVQCIKVLGGSKRRVAGVGDVIVVSVKEAVPRGRVKKGDVHRAVIVRTAKDIRRADGSVIRFDGNAAVLVNKNEEPIGTRIFGPVVRELRSKGYMKIISLAPEVL